The Bdellovibrio sp. ZAP7 DNA segment AAATACGGAAAAGGGCTATCACTTCTTTGCCTATAAAATTGCGATCACGAACCAAGGTTCTGCCCCTGCTCAATTGATGAGCCGTCACTGGGTCATCACCGACGCTTTGGGTAAAAAAGAAGAAGTTCGTGGCCCCGGGGTTATTGGCATGCAACCAAAAATCCAACCCGGCCAAACTTTTGAATATGACAGTGCTTGCCCTTTGAATACGACAACTGGAAGCATGCAAGGTCGCTATCACTTTGTTACCGAAGATGGCCAAAGCTTCACCGTGGACATCCCGGAGTTCTATCTGGTAGCGCCCACGTCTCTGCACTAGTTTGCTTTTATTGGCGCATTTCTTCCGGGGCTATTCTTTCACAAATTTTATCGCTGAGATCCTTAAGATCTGCGAGTTCATCTTTGCGTGGAAAATACTCCCTTAAAATAATCGTGCCTTGATCATGGGGCAGCCATGGAAGTTTAAGTTCCACGAACTCACCGCGGGCCACACGATAGGTTTTCTTAACTTCTAGTTCTAAATGGGAGCCCCAGGGAACACAGGTGTTGTCATCATACTCAAAGCCGCTGAAGTCCTCACCACGATATGCAATGAAATCAATTTCCAAGGCGTCCGGTTCTTGAGTGCCGGCCATCATCGAGCAAAAGGCGCGGTTTAAGCCCTGATCTTTAATGCTGCTCCAATAGGAGTTCACAATGCGGGCTTCACCGGGTTTTAAGGAAAATTGATTCATATAGTGATAGTTCCAGGCATTCACTTTGCCTTCGGTTTTCAGATACATGCAGCTAACATGATTGACGTCTTCGATGGCATACGAAACATGTGCTGATAACATCAATAGCGAACTCAAAATCATCCCGCGCATACATTCCCCTGTTCATTAAGAACTTAAATTCATTATTAAATCCGACCTCTGTCAACGCCTGCCACGAACTAACTAGGGCAGCGAATAGTTGCGGCCTTTTTTAGTGAGTGATGACAAAAAGGTCTAGTTTTTAAAAGCCGCTCTGGTAAACGCAAAGCGGCCTGTGTTAGACCCTAGCCACCGAAAACGAGGAGGCCCCGATGGCGGTATTTAAAACTCTTAGAGATCTGTTGAAAGTTCCCAAAAAAGAACTTTGTCTGTGCATGATCGTGTCTGAACAAGAGGGTGCCGAAATCTGGGTTAATGGCGAACAAACGGCTTTTGTCACTCCCCGCATGGTGGCGATTCCCCAAAATGAAGATGTGGAAATTGAAGTTCGCTTAACAGGTCACGAAACCCGTCGCGCGACGGTCCGCTCTCCGCAAAAGCTGAGTTATTACTATTGCAACCTGGATCGCGTTCCTCTTAGACTGGTACGCGATGAAATCGACAACCGTGCCACTTTATAAAGAAACAAAACGCCTGATCCTGCGTCACCTTGAACCCTACGACTATGAAAATTGGTCCCAAGCTTTCAGCAGCATGCGCCCACCACAAAGTGAGTGGGATGAAACCAGCTGGACACTTTCTGAACTGACGAAGGCCAAATTCAAAGAGAAATTGAAAAAAGAATTAAAACGCCGGGCTGCTGATTCAGCTTATGAGCTCAGCGTTTTTCGCAAAGACGATGGCATGCTGATTGGTCACGTGGCCATCGATGGCATCATCCGCGGAAATTTTCAAAATGGCGTTTTAGGATATCGCATCTTCAATAATTTTTGGGGAGAAGGATACGCTACGGAAGCTTGCTCGGCTGCGATGCAATTGGCATTTAAAGAATTAAAACTTCACCGTGTTGAAGCCTTTATTGAGCCCGACAACAAACCGTCACTGAAGGTGGCTAAGAAAATTAAACTTCGCAAAGAAGGTCTGAGTGTTCGTCGCGTGTTCTGGAAAAAAAAATGGATCAATCTTTCCGTATTTGCAGCAACCAGTGAAGATTACGGAATTAAGTATAAATTTCCACCAAAACAGAAATAAATAGCGCCCTTCGTCTATGTCATAGATCAAACAAAAGATTGCGAACTGACACCTTACCTAAAGTTCACTGGCACACACTCCTTCTGGGGATCAGAATCATATGCAGGATCTGATCCTCATAACAAAGGAGTTAGTTATGGCCCAACCAGCAACATACTCTCAGGCGAAATCGACTGCTTCGAATGCAGCCTCAAAACTGCAAAGCGGTTACAAAGAAATTCAAGGAAGAGCTCGTGAAGCCCTCGACACCTCTTCGGATTTCGTTTCCGATCACCCTGTCAGCTCAGTTCTTGGCGCTTGCGCCGTTGGATTTGTAGCGGGCATGTTGATCCGCTCACGCCGCTGGTAAGACAGCAACAAGGGCTTTTCCGAGGCACCCCATGGAAAAGCCCTTCGTTCATCTCCACTTCATCTAGATTTTTTTGATAACTCACAATCTCAATCAACAGCTTTGGAGGCGTTTTTCATGTTCAAAATTATTTCCAGCTTAATCGGACTTTTCATGGGCTCAGGTTCCCCTTTTGGTAAAGGCATGGGTATCGACTTTAAAGGCATTCAAGCCAGTGTCTTTGATGAACTCGCCGTGAGAGCCCGCAAACCCGTTTTGCTTTTATTGCTGGGGATAGGTTCGATCGTGTTCTTTTGTTTTGGTTCTTTCATGGCGATCCTGGATGCCACTCGTCAGTATGACCGCACCGGTCATATCTATGCCACTTCGACTCTTTGGACCGGCATCATACTCGCTGCGGTAACAGCCGGCGGCTATGCCTGGATCTTTATGCGTGAGTGGCCAGGACTTAAAAAAGTACATGCCCAGAAAAAAGCGGAAGAGGAAGCAGAAGAGCGGGAACGTGCTCAACAGGCCAATTATCAACCTTCCGATATCGAAGGAGCGATTGCTGCGATCCTAATGGATTTTGTTGAAAGTCGCCGAAGTAAACGTGAAACCCGTTATGCCGAGCGCGAACAACGTCGTGCGGAACGCCAAGCGCGGCGTGAAGCTCGCTTTGAGCAACGCGAAGCCTGGAGGAACGAACAAAGTTCATCCTCCCAAGAACCGCCACGTCACTAATAGTTTTTATATAAACGCCAGCCCTTCACGACAGCCGTGAAGCTGGCGCCACTGGATGAGTTCAACAAGGAACCCGAAAAGACGTAATTAATAGGATCCACAGTCGTCACATTGGACGTCTCCACAGGAACATCGAACTGAAATTGTTGACGCTGCTTCTGCGAAATACCTATCAATGGATAATACGTGAAAATATCAAAGTTGTTTCTGTGAGTTCTGAAACTTAACGAACTTCCCGGCGGCAAATCTGAATCCGCAAAGAAAACAATTTCTAAAGTGGCTTTCGAAGCCTTGGTGGGAACCAAAGGGTCCATTTGCAGATAAGTGGAGCTGCGATCGTTTTTATTAAAGCGATAATCTTTTTCAGTCAGAGGTGCGTTTAGATAAATGCATTCGCCATTACCGACGTCACGAAAGCGCATGATCTCACCGCTAAAAACTGCGATAAACCACAACATCTCACTTTTTTGCGTATAACCGGCTGGTAAAACCGGAGTGCCCCCAGAGGGAGTTCCTAAGAGTGCCATCCCCGTGCCGTCGGCTTTTGCGATGACATAAATATCAAGGCCTTTGGTAAAACTACGCCCTAAATTTCTGTCAATGCCACCAGCTCCAACAGTTCCTAATTGCAAACGCAATTGCCCTGTGATGGGAAGTGTATTGAGACTTTGTGGGCCCTGCATAATCACTGAAGGCGCAAGACCAAAGCCTTTTAACCGTAAAGTCGATTTGTCATAACGATCGAACGTCAAACCACGCTGACTGTAGGCATTGGAGTTGATGACAGTGATTTGATCACCACCCTGGACAGACTTGCCAGCAGTAGATGGGCCCAAGCTCTCAACAAGGGCCTTTTTTTCTTGAGGTGTTAGACTAACAGGTGCAGGAGCTTCCTTTTTTGTACACGCAGCGAAGCACAACACAGTTGCCAATACTAAGATTATTCGATTCATTGAACTCCCCACCTACGCCCCAGTTTAATTCTTACTTACTGCAAGAGCCACCGGCTCCGCCACCATCGCCGCCGCCGTCTTTGCCTTGACCGCCGCCGCCACCATCTCCGTCACGACCGTTACCATCGGAACCACCACCAGTGCCACCATTGCTTGCAACCTTCATACAGATCACTTTTCCGGAAGTATCCACACCCGTCATATAAGAACCCGTTTCGCAGATGAGATCTGCCGAGGCCTCTGTGACCGAGCCTGTGACAATCGTTGAGTTATTATTCTGATTTATAACGTTGTTGGTTACTTGGGTGTTGTAATAACTTGCCAGCGCAACCGTCACGGTGTCTGTGATCGGACGAAGCTCAACACCTCTCGCTTTGGATAAATCCGTGTGATAGTCGATTTGCACGAAGACATTCATCGCCTGCGCCTTTGGACAAGATGCCACCGCGGTAGCTCCACCACAGATCAACTGCATTTGGGAAGAAATTTTGAGTGGGCAAGATACATTCCACTCTTTACAAGGTTTCCCCTGAAGGTCGTAGTAAACATTCTTACCAGAAAGGGGCACACCCAAAGCGTCGACCAATTTAAAGTCTGACTTGGTCGTCGAACAGTTGTTCGTGTTTAAGCAAGTGCTCAGAACCGGATTTTCTGTCAGCATCGCGCTTTTCAGAATCGCCGCACCGTTGATGGCATTCATGCGCACTTGATTACGCATGGACTCAACACCGCTTTTAGCCGAATACACAGAAACATCTTTCTGCATTTTCACCATCAGCGTTGTCATGACGATGGATAGTAAGGCCACCAACCCCGTCGCAACCAAAACCTCTACCAATGTAAAACCTTTACTTGATAACTGGTTTCTCATAACTCACCTCGCGGAATAATTTCGCGTTGTTTTAAGTTCTAAAATTCTAAATTTAAAATCAGTCATAGGAACGTCGGCATTCACTACATTCAAGATATTTTCGTCCACGGCCAGATTCGGAACATCTTTAACTACGGAAATCACTTGTCCTGATTTCGCAGCCATCGGGACATAAAAGCGAACCACTTCTTGTCCGTCTGCGGAATTAAGAGCAATCCAGCCTGGTTTGCTTAAGCTTGAAGTTAGCATCAAACGAAATTCCACTTTGATGGATCCCATATTCTGCGGAACTCTGTCCTTTAACGAAAACTGCTTGGAAATTGCTTTAAAGCCATCATAACCCTGTTGGAACAGATACATGAACTCGCCATCACCCATGTCTTTAAAGGGTTGAATGGCGCCGTTTTTAACTTCGAAAGCACCTAGAGATTCACTTCTTAAAACGTAGAATTCCGGCAATACAACCTGTGACCCCATCGGGGCCATGATCAATTTGGCATTTTTGCCGAACTCTTGAGAAATCACGTACAACTCCACCGCACCCGAAAAGTTAGAAGGAGCAGAACGTAATACACCTGAAGTTAAGAAATGATCTGAAAGCTGGGCACGCAGTGGGCGCTGAAGCAAAATTGAAAGGATTTGCTTTTTGCCTAAGACAGCGACTTCAGATAATTTACCCGTTGGCAGCAAATCCACGATATTGCCCGTTTGCTGAAAACGGAAGCCTCGTTGTTGAAAGCCTTTACCATTAACAATTAATGCGTGGCTCACGGACGTGAACAGCGCAAAAACAGTCAAAATGGAAAAGACTTTAAAACACTTCATAAGCTTTCTCTAAGCGCAAATCGCTTTGTTATTCACTAAATCCACACCGCGCATCAACTGGCCAGAGGGACAAGTGAGGTTCTTAAGACTTTTATTTCCTTCTTGCGATCCTGTCAGCGGCAACAAAGATGTCTCAATGACTTCACGAAGTCCGTAGGTCGCCACCTTATTAGCAATGCCGGGGAAAATTTCGATCTTCGTAACCAAGTAAACTCCACCCGCATAAATGCATTGAGCAGCGCCACGGTTGCAAACAGCTTTTGCAACGGCAGAAACTTTGAAGGGACATTGGGCACTCCAGGGAGCACAAGCGGTTCCTTTATAAGTATAAAAAGAATTTGCCGAAGCGACTGGCTTGCTGTTCGGTAGAGCCAGGGAAAAATCCACTGTCGTTCCGTTCACACATTTCGCAGTTCCTAAAATACAATCTTTGATTCCGGCATTTTCAGGAAGAGTGGCACTGTAGTTCACCGCCACACGGTTTAGGGCCAGAATGCGCACATTGCCTTTAAGCTCTTCCAGCTCGGCGCGATTTTTTACCATTTCCAATTGTTGGGTCATTTGGTACATCTGAGTCGCAAACAAATAGCCGCCAACGCTTACGAGACCAATCACCACCATAAGCTCAACAAGAGTCATCCCCTTGTTATTCAACTTTTTAGTTTGCACGTTCTTGAACACAATCCCCCCGGATTGATTTCGAAGATTAATTCGCTGACAGGCGAATCACACTTCCATACTCCATGTTTATAAAAATATTGTTTTTATAAACCGTCGGAGCGCCCGTCATAAAACCTTTAACTGTCCATGTTTTTAAAACCTTGCCGTCCTGGGCACGCATCAAGCACAACTGATTCATTTCGCACATCTGCAAAAATGCCCATTCGTTTTCGGAAACACGAACAGCCGTTGCGCTCTGAAGATTGAGAGCTTTGGAGTCGAAAATCTCGTGTGACCACAAGACTTTACCCGTACCCATATTGTAAACAACAAAGCCCGATTTTTCACCATGATAGTTAATCCCAATGAGAGAACTACCAGGAACGATTGCAGGCGAAGACTGACTCACTCCGGGAATTTTCACCTGCCAAACAGGTTTCAAAGTTGTCAAGTCCACCGCCTCAAATCGAGAACCCCACGAAGAGAAAAATAATTTCCCGTCAGCAATAGTTGCAGTTCCCTTCATCGCGCCCCCCGCATCACCCGTCCATAGCAAGGCACCGGTATCCATGTGAAAAGCAAACATGCGACCGTTGTTTGCGCCCACAAAAACACGACGATGTTCAGGATCCAAAGTCACGCTGGAATGAATTTGCTCTCCCACCCACGGGCTTTGCCATTTGATTTCACCCGTCGTTCCGTTGAGGCGCGCGATATAACCATTCACATCGGAGGTTTCGATAGAAACAAAGAAATCGTTTTCAAAAAATGTCGGCGACGATCCCATGGCCTCGGCCAAACGAATAATCCAAATCGGCTCGCCATTTGATTTTTTCAGACAATAAAAGAAACCATTGTAAGAACCAAAGCAAACGCGGTCCTTGATCAGGATCGCAGAGCCGTGAATTCCGTTGTCCGTTCGTGAAGTGAAGAACTTCCAGCGTACCCTTCCATCCGGCTCAAACGCATAAAACCAACCGTCATCGCCACCAACGTAAATCCCTGAATCATCCACCGCAGGTGTCGCTTTGCTGGCGCGATGAACGGAATAATTGATTTCCTCAGAGGACCATTGAACTTTCATGTTTTGATAGTTCTTTAAAACCTCGTTCGAGAATCCCTGGCGATAAACATTGCCCCGGTACATCCAGGTCACATCTTGATCGGTTAGAACCTCGTTGCTGACACCTGAAGTAAGTTGCGGAACCATGTGATAAGTGCGTGACGGGCTGCCATCGTGATAGATCGAAGAACTTTGTTTGGACAGAGTAGGCAAATTCAATAGTACGAAGCCGCCAAAGCAGATCGTAAAAGCTGCGAAGAGAGTCCACTGAATAAGAGCGCGCCGTGATTTTACCATTGGATCCACTCGTTTCGCCCGAAAGAATTGAACTGATAATTTCCGGTACAGAAATCTTTGATATTCACAATTTCTTTAAACTCCGCATCGGTCTGACGACGCACCATCAAACTTAAACGGACATTTTTAAAATCCGGCTGGTCTTTTAAGGACTCGCAGGCCGCTTTCGCTCTAGAAAAATACAGATACGGTTCGCAGCGAATACGCATAGCTGAAGGCTGAAGAC contains these protein-coding regions:
- a CDS encoding type II secretion system protein J yields the protein MRNQLSSKGFTLVEVLVATGLVALLSIVMTTLMVKMQKDVSVYSAKSGVESMRNQVRMNAINGAAILKSAMLTENPVLSTCLNTNNCSTTKSDFKLVDALGVPLSGKNVYYDLQGKPCKEWNVSCPLKISSQMQLICGGATAVASCPKAQAMNVFVQIDYHTDLSKARGVELRPITDTVTVALASYYNTQVTNNVINQNNNSTIVTGSVTEASADLICETGSYMTGVDTSGKVICMKVASNGGTGGGSDGNGRDGDGGGGGQGKDGGGDGGGAGGSCSK
- a CDS encoding PilW family protein produces the protein MFKNVQTKKLNNKGMTLVELMVVIGLVSVGGYLFATQMYQMTQQLEMVKNRAELEELKGNVRILALNRVAVNYSATLPENAGIKDCILGTAKCVNGTTVDFSLALPNSKPVASANSFYTYKGTACAPWSAQCPFKVSAVAKAVCNRGAAQCIYAGGVYLVTKIEIFPGIANKVATYGLREVIETSLLPLTGSQEGNKSLKNLTCPSGQLMRGVDLVNNKAICA
- a CDS encoding PQQ-binding-like beta-propeller repeat protein codes for the protein MVKSRRALIQWTLFAAFTICFGGFVLLNLPTLSKQSSSIYHDGSPSRTYHMVPQLTSGVSNEVLTDQDVTWMYRGNVYRQGFSNEVLKNYQNMKVQWSSEEINYSVHRASKATPAVDDSGIYVGGDDGWFYAFEPDGRVRWKFFTSRTDNGIHGSAILIKDRVCFGSYNGFFYCLKKSNGEPIWIIRLAEAMGSSPTFFENDFFVSIETSDVNGYIARLNGTTGEIKWQSPWVGEQIHSSVTLDPEHRRVFVGANNGRMFAFHMDTGALLWTGDAGGAMKGTATIADGKLFFSSWGSRFEAVDLTTLKPVWQVKIPGVSQSSPAIVPGSSLIGINYHGEKSGFVVYNMGTGKVLWSHEIFDSKALNLQSATAVRVSENEWAFLQMCEMNQLCLMRAQDGKVLKTWTVKGFMTGAPTVYKNNIFINMEYGSVIRLSAN
- a CDS encoding YqjD family protein, translating into MAQPATYSQAKSTASNAASKLQSGYKEIQGRAREALDTSSDFVSDHPVSSVLGACAVGFVAGMLIRSRRW
- a CDS encoding GNAT family N-acetyltransferase yields the protein MKSTTVPLYKETKRLILRHLEPYDYENWSQAFSSMRPPQSEWDETSWTLSELTKAKFKEKLKKELKRRAADSAYELSVFRKDDGMLIGHVAIDGIIRGNFQNGVLGYRIFNNFWGEGYATEACSAAMQLAFKELKLHRVEAFIEPDNKPSLKVAKKIKLRKEGLSVRRVFWKKKWINLSVFAATSEDYGIKYKFPPKQK
- the apaG gene encoding Co2+/Mg2+ efflux protein ApaG, producing the protein MGMQKTVVPEFKISAKVVYVPSESNTEKGYHFFAYKIAITNQGSAPAQLMSRHWVITDALGKKEEVRGPGVIGMQPKIQPGQTFEYDSACPLNTTTGSMQGRYHFVTEDGQSFTVDIPEFYLVAPTSLH